One region of Nitrospira sp. genomic DNA includes:
- a CDS encoding DUF2726 domain-containing protein: MEVILIGSLAVVVLALLLWKRSPSSDKGKSQGPVFPAGTKVSPAPLLTEQEVLLYNLIRLAVQDQYLVFSQVPLWAFVRIEAVGEVRAQAFRQIALKSVAFVLVHPGTRQVEQVVQVEDIASRGGQESRQRVIESVLDAAGIKLVTLRVQKSYTVPALASLLGCEPDEL; this comes from the coding sequence ATGGAAGTCATTCTCATTGGTTCTCTCGCAGTGGTTGTGCTGGCATTGTTGCTATGGAAACGGAGCCCTTCGTCAGACAAGGGGAAGAGTCAGGGCCCAGTCTTTCCGGCAGGAACGAAGGTAAGCCCCGCTCCATTGCTGACGGAGCAAGAAGTCTTGCTCTACAACCTTATCCGGCTGGCGGTTCAGGATCAGTATCTTGTCTTTTCGCAAGTTCCGCTCTGGGCTTTTGTCCGAATTGAGGCGGTTGGAGAAGTTCGGGCACAGGCTTTTCGACAGATTGCACTGAAGAGTGTGGCGTTTGTCCTGGTACACCCGGGGACGAGGCAGGTTGAGCAGGTTGTGCAAGTGGAAGATATTGCTTCGCGGGGCGGTCAAGAAAGCCGACAGCGGGTGATCGAGTCGGTGCTAGATGCTGCCGGGATTAAGCTTGTAACTCTCCGTGTGCAGAAGTCCTATACCGTTCCAGCGCTCGCATCCCTGCTCGGATGCGAGCCGGATGAGTTGTAG
- a CDS encoding right-handed parallel beta-helix repeat-containing protein, whose translation MDEPVPSNPAGGKTLIVDARDPRCYSLPSDALRHAEEQDQIYIRPGIYEDKIFISDRPVRLIGAGRDQVQIFSRRGGPLYMQRVPAGRVSGIAFRYVGSDQHSAINVLDSTCVISDCRAMEGILSGVVLYGPECRATFSGNEVCLNRESGIFVFAGAQPRVVDNRCFDNHHFGIAVRDAGTCPDIVRNQCEGNMLSGILLFHHGGALLADNLCRDNQHWGVVVTPDAHPNPAPSELVTANDLVRNPRGAYVVTDQPLEDIGR comes from the coding sequence ATGGATGAGCCGGTACCATCCAATCCAGCTGGTGGCAAAACGCTGATTGTCGATGCAAGAGATCCGCGTTGCTATTCTCTCCCAAGTGACGCGCTTCGTCATGCGGAGGAGCAGGATCAGATCTATATTAGACCAGGCATTTATGAAGATAAGATTTTCATCTCCGACCGTCCGGTGCGGTTGATTGGTGCCGGGCGCGATCAGGTGCAGATCTTTTCCCGTCGCGGTGGGCCCTTATACATGCAGCGGGTTCCAGCTGGGCGAGTTTCAGGCATCGCATTTCGTTATGTGGGGAGCGATCAACATTCGGCCATCAACGTTCTGGATAGCACCTGCGTGATTTCCGACTGTCGCGCCATGGAAGGGATTTTGTCAGGTGTGGTGCTGTATGGCCCGGAATGTCGGGCAACCTTCTCCGGCAATGAAGTTTGTCTGAACCGGGAGTCAGGGATTTTCGTGTTTGCTGGAGCTCAACCTCGGGTAGTAGACAACCGGTGCTTCGACAATCATCATTTTGGTATTGCCGTCCGTGATGCCGGGACTTGCCCCGATATCGTCCGCAATCAATGTGAGGGGAACATGCTAAGCGGCATCCTGCTGTTTCATCATGGAGGCGCCTTGTTGGCGGATAATCTTTGCCGGGATAATCAGCACTGGGGGGTCGTGGTAACGCCCGATGCGCATCCCAATCCGGCTCCCTCCGAATTGGTCACCGCCAATGATCTTGTGCGTAATCCACGAGGAGCGTATGTGGTGACGGATCAACCGTTGGAGGACATCGGTCGCTAG
- the ybgF gene encoding tol-pal system protein YbgF translates to MKKQLRIGILVAMSALLFSPNIPLAAQGQMQDSSRRLYDRVMEEFKHRDYEAALAGFRFFIEVHGHSALAANAQYWIGECQYRLGRYKDSLASFYNVVSYYPLSPKLAASTLKIGQAYTKLGDQDKARMMFERVVDQYPDSSEAELARKAIDTTNAKSDPVSHTLE, encoded by the coding sequence ATGAAGAAGCAATTGCGCATCGGAATCCTCGTTGCAATGAGCGCCCTGCTCTTTTCGCCAAATATCCCACTGGCGGCTCAAGGCCAAATGCAAGACAGCTCCCGCCGCCTATATGATCGAGTGATGGAAGAATTCAAGCACCGGGACTATGAAGCGGCGCTCGCAGGATTTCGTTTCTTTATCGAAGTGCATGGGCACTCCGCCCTTGCTGCAAATGCCCAATATTGGATCGGAGAATGCCAGTATCGATTGGGGCGCTATAAGGATTCGCTCGCCTCGTTCTATAATGTCGTCTCGTATTATCCACTCAGTCCGAAGCTGGCGGCCTCCACTCTGAAAATCGGGCAAGCCTATACGAAACTCGGCGACCAGGATAAAGCCCGCATGATGTTTGAACGCGTGGTCGACCAGTACCCCGACAGTTCAGAAGCCGAGCTTGCCAGGAAGGCTATCGACACCACCAACGCCAAATCTGACCCGGTCTCACACACGCTTGAATAA
- a CDS encoding filamentous hemagglutinin N-terminal domain-containing protein, with the protein MKQPHREHVRLARYLTVGFFLLLAIPCAVSIAQVGTPITSSGLNTTVSAPVTLPTGQTQFNITGGTRPGGGSNLFHSFGNFNVPNNNIANFLNNSGLPTSNILGRVTGGNPSNILGSIQTTGFGNANLFLINPAGFLFGPNATVNVGGMMTFTSADYLRLSDNARFNAIPRTGPDQLLSAAPVAAFGFLGSNPGAITVQGSHLSVVGGTGISLVGGNITIQDGTLTAPSGQINLVSVGKPSNAKVGGEVVVSGVGQGSGFTPTGFKSLGAINLSQGSTVDTSVSANGGNSAGGVSIRAGEFVMNNSSVKAEYASQIFNASNPSVGGNIEVTAKHIDISNGSRISTTNQRYGSAGDITFNTETFSAKDSAINASAGWDTSAAGAVTIQGLHGPGDSARSVSVTNTTVDTSNRGLPDFGSDVRGGPIAIRADNIEVTQSLFYAYSYENTGGAITLVGNNRIESRDSSFSSNSIWWSGGLVDFTAGNSIDLTNTLISTRSSIAFNGGNISLAAPSISIKGSQLDARSGGIGHGGTISITGKKSVSLTDTALSADNYLNYPFFTTPPRNANGGTIHIDGGSQFTSQQSTISAQSVLGSGGSIHIEAQKATLNDTVLTTSVSGGPQTVGGSITVDAKNVTVKNSQILSTATEGQGGTIEISSHNRRPIANSVIDATSQLGTDGTVTIH; encoded by the coding sequence ATGAAACAGCCGCATCGGGAACACGTTAGGTTGGCTCGATATCTCACAGTCGGATTCTTTCTCCTTCTTGCAATCCCTTGCGCGGTCTCCATCGCCCAAGTAGGTACGCCGATTACGTCATCAGGCCTCAATACGACGGTGTCCGCACCGGTTACCCTGCCGACTGGACAGACTCAATTCAACATCACCGGTGGCACGAGACCGGGGGGTGGATCGAATCTGTTTCACAGCTTTGGCAACTTCAATGTTCCGAACAACAACATCGCGAACTTTCTTAATAATTCCGGTCTTCCTACATCCAACATTCTTGGTCGCGTGACTGGCGGCAATCCATCTAACATCTTGGGAAGCATCCAAACCACAGGGTTTGGGAACGCCAACCTCTTTCTGATCAATCCAGCCGGGTTCCTCTTTGGTCCAAATGCCACGGTCAATGTCGGAGGAATGATGACGTTCACGTCGGCGGATTACCTCCGACTCTCAGACAATGCACGATTCAATGCGATTCCTCGGACAGGACCCGATCAACTTCTCAGCGCTGCCCCCGTCGCAGCGTTTGGCTTCTTGGGTTCAAATCCGGGCGCGATTACTGTCCAGGGGAGCCACCTTTCGGTCGTCGGGGGAACAGGGATCTCCCTGGTCGGAGGGAATATTACCATTCAGGATGGCACGCTCACGGCACCGAGCGGTCAGATTAATCTTGTCAGCGTCGGCAAGCCGTCGAATGCGAAAGTTGGGGGAGAAGTCGTTGTGAGTGGGGTGGGACAGGGATCAGGTTTCACGCCGACCGGCTTCAAAAGTTTGGGGGCCATCAATCTTTCTCAAGGCAGCACCGTTGATACAAGTGTATCCGCAAACGGTGGAAATTCCGCAGGAGGAGTGTCGATTCGTGCTGGAGAGTTTGTGATGAACAATTCCTCCGTGAAGGCTGAATACGCCTCACAGATCTTCAATGCATCTAATCCATCCGTTGGCGGAAACATCGAGGTGACGGCCAAGCATATCGATATTTCGAATGGCAGCAGGATAAGTACCACTAATCAACGCTACGGGTCGGCGGGAGATATCACGTTCAATACAGAGACTTTTTCGGCGAAAGATTCAGCCATCAACGCCAGCGCAGGGTGGGATACATCCGCGGCTGGGGCTGTGACGATTCAAGGACTCCACGGCCCAGGCGACAGCGCACGCTCGGTTTCTGTGACGAATACCACCGTGGATACCTCAAACAGAGGTCTTCCCGATTTCGGGTCCGATGTGCGTGGGGGGCCCATTGCCATTCGGGCCGACAATATCGAGGTCACTCAGAGCCTCTTCTATGCGTATTCCTACGAGAATACAGGGGGAGCAATAACGCTGGTGGGGAATAATCGCATCGAAAGTCGTGACAGCTCCTTTTCCAGCAATAGCATTTGGTGGTCCGGCGGGCTAGTGGACTTCACAGCAGGGAACAGCATCGACCTCACGAATACGCTAATTAGCACACGCTCATCAATTGCATTCAATGGTGGGAACATCTCACTAGCAGCGCCCAGCATCTCGATCAAAGGCAGTCAGCTCGACGCCCGTAGTGGCGGAATCGGCCATGGGGGAACAATTAGCATAACGGGGAAAAAGTCAGTGAGCCTCACCGATACCGCTCTTTCCGCAGACAACTACCTGAACTATCCCTTCTTCACTACGCCACCCCGAAACGCCAATGGCGGCACCATTCATATCGATGGCGGATCCCAGTTCACTAGTCAACAGAGCACGATCTCGGCGCAATCGGTGCTCGGAAGCGGCGGCTCCATCCACATCGAAGCCCAAAAGGCTACGTTGAATGATACGGTGCTCACGACCTCGGTTTCGGGTGGCCCGCAGACGGTCGGGGGTAGCATCACCGTGGATGCGAAGAACGTGACCGTCAAAAACAGCCAGATTCTCAGCACCGCCACGGAAGGGCAAGGCGGCACCATCGAAATCTCAAGTCACAATCGTCGTCCAATTGCCAACAGCGTCATTGACGCGACATCCCAGCTTGGCACAGACGGCACGGTGACCATTCATTGA
- a CDS encoding anhydro-N-acetylmuramic acid kinase, with protein sequence MKVVGLMSGTSGDGVDAALVEITRSRKGLDIHTIAFHALPYPRSLQQRILAASASGSVAEICHLNALLGEWFANAALGAIRTAGLRPKDIDLIGSHGQTVHHLPHGVKDAGVGAIRSTLQIAEPAVIAERTGITTVANFRPRDIAAGGQGAPLTPGVHALVFRHPRRARLVVNLGGISNVTYLPRGKGVGGVIAFDTGPANMVLDGLMYRATDGRVSMDRDGRLASRGKPDGRLLTKLLAHPYLSKHPPKSTGRELFGAPMVEELLAIQEARQLSIETLLATCSRWTAESVGTARRWIHGGIDEVIVGGGGVRNRAIMTHLADVFSPAPVTTFDAIGWDSKAFEAVAFAILAYQTVMDQCGNVPAVTGASHLALLGCIVPGGPGWMRRLKISS encoded by the coding sequence ATGAAAGTGGTAGGACTGATGTCTGGTACGTCTGGTGATGGAGTTGATGCCGCACTAGTCGAGATCACGCGATCACGGAAGGGCCTGGATATACACACCATCGCCTTCCACGCATTGCCGTACCCGCGATCTCTACAACAGCGGATTCTTGCGGCCTCGGCCTCGGGGTCTGTTGCAGAAATTTGTCACTTGAATGCCTTGCTCGGCGAATGGTTTGCCAATGCGGCTCTCGGTGCGATTCGAACCGCCGGGCTTCGGCCCAAGGATATCGACTTAATCGGTTCTCATGGCCAGACGGTTCACCACTTGCCTCATGGAGTGAAGGATGCCGGGGTTGGAGCCATCCGGTCTACCCTGCAGATCGCCGAGCCTGCCGTGATTGCTGAGCGAACGGGCATTACTACGGTGGCTAACTTTCGCCCGCGTGACATCGCTGCCGGTGGCCAGGGTGCACCGTTGACTCCCGGCGTGCATGCGCTCGTGTTCCGCCATCCCCGGCGCGCACGATTGGTAGTGAATCTTGGCGGCATCAGCAACGTGACCTATCTGCCGCGCGGGAAAGGAGTGGGGGGTGTCATCGCGTTTGATACCGGTCCGGCCAATATGGTTTTGGACGGCCTCATGTACCGGGCGACGGACGGCCGGGTCTCGATGGATCGTGACGGACGCCTGGCCTCGCGCGGGAAGCCGGACGGTCGGTTGCTGACGAAGTTGCTGGCGCATCCATATTTGTCAAAACATCCTCCCAAATCGACTGGACGAGAACTATTTGGCGCACCGATGGTAGAGGAGCTTCTGGCCATTCAGGAGGCGCGACAGCTTTCGATCGAAACCCTCCTGGCTACCTGCAGTCGTTGGACAGCCGAGTCTGTAGGGACGGCCAGGCGATGGATTCATGGTGGAATCGACGAAGTAATCGTCGGTGGGGGCGGCGTGCGAAACCGCGCCATTATGACGCATCTAGCCGACGTATTTTCACCGGCCCCTGTCACGACGTTCGACGCGATTGGGTGGGATAGTAAAGCGTTCGAGGCGGTCGCGTTTGCCATTCTGGCGTATCAAACAGTGATGGACCAGTGCGGCAATGTTCCTGCTGTCACTGGCGCGAGTCACCTGGCTTTGCTGGGCTGCATTGTTCCCGGTGGACCGGGGTGGATGCGCCGGCTGAAAATCTCATCTTGA
- a CDS encoding metal ABC transporter substrate-binding protein produces MIRTAICCLVAFMPSHARATSLPPLNVVVTIPVLKDLTQQVGGPYVHVTSLLSGYENEHTYAPKPSDLIAVRKARVLFEVGIGLEIWVSALVKNAGSPSLVVITTSDGIGLIRDHADQEIAQPGDHQHANGGNPHVWMDPESVATMLRHITETLIKLDPAHASEFRDNQAKYLRQLDQLRKELSERVKQLTDRRFIAHHPAWPYLARRFGFDIVATIQAQSGTEPSALQIQSLVAKIKRDRIKVIVSEIQLSQRIPELLAKEAKTRVIVLTTLPGGLPGTETYLDMLRYNVLQLANALEAT; encoded by the coding sequence ATGATTCGCACAGCCATATGCTGCCTCGTGGCGTTCATGCCGTCGCATGCCCGGGCAACTTCCCTGCCTCCCTTGAACGTCGTCGTCACCATTCCGGTACTGAAAGACCTCACGCAACAAGTAGGCGGCCCGTATGTCCACGTCACCTCCCTCCTGAGTGGCTATGAGAACGAGCACACCTATGCGCCTAAGCCCAGTGACTTGATCGCGGTCAGAAAAGCCCGGGTTCTTTTTGAAGTCGGCATCGGGCTGGAGATCTGGGTTTCAGCCCTGGTCAAGAACGCCGGAAGTCCTTCGCTCGTTGTCATCACGACTTCCGATGGCATCGGGTTGATCCGCGATCATGCCGATCAGGAGATTGCCCAACCAGGCGACCATCAGCATGCCAACGGCGGCAATCCCCACGTGTGGATGGATCCGGAGAGTGTCGCCACGATGCTCCGGCACATTACGGAGACGCTCATCAAGCTTGACCCGGCGCATGCCAGCGAGTTTCGCGACAACCAAGCCAAGTATCTCCGACAATTGGATCAACTCCGGAAGGAATTGTCCGAACGAGTCAAGCAGCTGACCGATCGGCGTTTTATCGCCCACCATCCAGCCTGGCCCTATCTGGCCAGACGGTTTGGGTTCGATATTGTAGCCACGATCCAAGCGCAGTCGGGCACCGAACCATCGGCCCTTCAGATTCAGTCGCTCGTCGCGAAAATCAAAAGGGACCGTATCAAGGTCATCGTCTCAGAAATCCAGTTGAGTCAACGGATCCCCGAACTCTTAGCGAAAGAAGCCAAAACTCGCGTGATTGTCCTCACAACACTACCAGGCGGACTCCCTGGCACCGAGACCTACCTCGACATGCTTCGCTATAATGTGCTCCAATTGGCTAACGCGCTGGAGGCGACATAA
- a CDS encoding GGDEF domain-containing response regulator: MSPSIIKLLLVEDNDVDAHLTRDILAEWSIEQFDITHVTRLSEAFAHLARDRYDAILLDLSLPDAYGLPTLKQVQATSPTIPIIVLSGVSDQALSLQAVQQGAQDYLVKGQGHPELLARSIRYAIERKRAEERMTYLAQYDQLTGLVNRTLFRDRLIQAMARSKRLQRPLGLMLLDLDRFKAVNDTMGHDVGDLLLKSVADRLKLCVREVDTVARMGGDEFTIILEGCSAEQDITIVAQRITESLSEPFELGQHRPSIGVSIGVTIYPSDDHDIDDLLKHADAAMYRAKQKGGSTFQLHTSDAKPHSPLVS, from the coding sequence TTGAGCCCTTCAATAATCAAATTGCTGCTCGTCGAAGACAATGATGTCGATGCCCACCTCACTCGGGATATCCTGGCTGAATGGAGCATTGAGCAATTCGACATCACTCACGTCACGCGACTCAGCGAAGCGTTTGCCCATCTTGCACGAGATCGCTACGATGCCATCCTGCTAGATCTGTCCTTGCCCGATGCCTATGGCTTGCCCACCCTGAAACAGGTTCAAGCAACAAGCCCCACCATCCCCATTATTGTCCTCAGCGGAGTCAGCGACCAGGCCCTATCCCTCCAGGCTGTGCAACAAGGCGCCCAGGACTATCTCGTCAAGGGGCAGGGCCATCCTGAATTGCTCGCTCGCTCCATCCGCTATGCCATCGAACGGAAGCGGGCAGAAGAACGGATGACGTACCTGGCGCAGTACGACCAGTTAACCGGCCTGGTCAATCGGACCTTATTCCGCGATCGGCTCATCCAGGCCATGGCGCGAAGCAAACGACTCCAACGCCCGCTCGGCTTGATGTTGTTAGATCTCGACCGGTTTAAAGCGGTCAACGATACGATGGGACACGATGTTGGCGATTTGCTGCTTAAGTCAGTGGCAGACCGGCTTAAACTCTGTGTCCGAGAAGTAGATACAGTAGCCCGAATGGGTGGAGACGAGTTTACGATTATCCTGGAAGGTTGCTCAGCGGAACAGGACATCACGATCGTGGCTCAACGGATTACCGAATCCCTGAGCGAGCCCTTCGAACTGGGCCAGCACCGCCCATCGATTGGCGTCAGCATCGGGGTCACCATCTACCCCTCTGACGATCACGATATCGACGACCTCCTGAAACACGCCGATGCCGCGATGTACCGCGCCAAACAAAAAGGTGGCAGCACCTTTCAACTGCACACATCCGATGCCAAGCCGCACTCCCCGCTTGTCTCGTAG
- a CDS encoding lytic transglycosylase domain-containing protein, with translation MVGLFMVAIAAPAVLADGELYGYVSSTGTVHVTNVPADQRFREIILKPRYHAAVSDQELEEAVIRYAREYRLSPALLLAVMKAESSFDPTVISKAGAVGLMQLIPETAIRHGVRNLYDTRDNIGGGAKHLRYLLDRFHGNIRLALAAYNAGEKRVDRYRQIPPFKETQLYVRKVMGYYRDYRSQEPDFLITAGGTAYR, from the coding sequence ATGGTCGGCCTGTTTATGGTTGCCATTGCAGCGCCCGCTGTTCTAGCAGACGGGGAACTCTACGGGTACGTGAGTTCTACTGGAACAGTACATGTGACCAACGTCCCGGCGGATCAGCGCTTTAGGGAAATCATCCTCAAGCCTCGATACCATGCGGCAGTCTCAGACCAAGAGTTAGAAGAAGCGGTGATCCGCTACGCGCGGGAATATCGGCTGTCTCCCGCACTCCTCCTCGCGGTCATGAAGGCCGAATCGTCGTTTGACCCAACTGTGATTTCAAAAGCCGGAGCGGTGGGGTTAATGCAGCTGATTCCCGAAACGGCAATTCGTCATGGTGTGCGAAACCTCTATGATACCCGCGACAATATTGGCGGTGGTGCGAAACACCTGCGCTACCTTCTGGATCGCTTTCACGGGAATATTCGGCTGGCACTCGCGGCCTACAACGCTGGAGAGAAAAGAGTCGATCGGTACCGGCAGATTCCCCCGTTCAAAGAAACCCAGTTATATGTGAGGAAAGTCATGGGCTACTATCGAGACTATCGCTCCCAGGAACCAGACTTTCTGATAACGGCGGGTGGGACGGCCTACCGATAA